The Clupea harengus chromosome 6, Ch_v2.0.2, whole genome shotgun sequence genome contains a region encoding:
- the madd gene encoding MAP kinase-activating death domain protein isoform X44, with protein MEKKKMCPRLLDYLVVVGVRQPSSDSVSQTPQLLRRYPLEDQPDFPLPPDVVFFCQPEGCLSIRQRRVSLRDDASFVFTLTDKDSGVTRYGICVNFYRSFQRGHHKPRPEGRGDKNAPTTEMGVEATEKSEVSSAEEADLVPPAGEAVHAKSPQPKRGVRAAPRNRNSTLTSLCILSHYPFFSTFRECLYILKRMVDCCSQRLNQRAGLPKGTQRDTMWRMFTGALSTEEKEKGSQLLQDLREIESWVYRLLRSPVPVAGQRRVDVEVLPHEMQPALTFALPDSSRFCMVDFPLHLPLELLGVDGCLLVLSCILLEHKVVLQSRDYNALSMSVMAFVSMIYPLEYMFPVIPLLPTCMASAEQLLLAPTPYIIGVPASFFLYKADFRMPDDVWLVDLDCNKVLRPTNAEILPPLPEPESSELKKHLKQLMQALASMSLNTQPILNLEKFQEGQELPLLPPGRDKASPSSTEFNPLIYGNDVDSVDVATRVAMVRFFNSPNVLQGFQMHTRTLRLFPRPVVAFQATSFLASRPRRSCFADKLSHTQAVEYYGEWALNPTNLAFQRIHNNVFDPSLIGDKPKWYAHQLQPVFYRVYDGSSQLAEALSGPLEDEANDSDPTDDSGSDSEGYDDSSSSYSSLGDFVNEMIKGDISGDTPNVDPPCHAALGDASEVEFHDFQEYKVEEGVEPEPEGEGLPEASEGQPLRSSSSTTASSSPSTIIQGVNHEQPDPAEIEASASAALKNAVPGLASQPFARPAPDPASTDPANKKKDYDNPYFEPQYGFPVEEDADSEEQEESYTPRFNQNLNGNKPQRPLRPSSLKLPGESDGEGDSRNSSPNSTISNNSGDGFGGLMSFASNLYKNHGTSFSLSNLALPNKAAREKATPFPSLKGARGPRALVDQKSSVIKHSPTVKRESPSPQGRANNTSENQQFLKEVVQSVLDGQGVGWLNMKKVRRLLENEQLRVFVLSKLNRAVQSEEDARQEVIGDVEISRKVYKGMLDLLKCTVSSLEHSYTNAGLGGMASVFSLLEIARTHYQTKEPEKRKRSPMEGASSPGSKESPSGRMEGARAAGVLLVPRLQLHPPSATGKGPHHFDTRSLNEENFIASIGAEGAKKSGEGGDTEEKRSQISADSGLSVTSGSQKSDTESVASSEPPALTRSTSQDSEASTVVSNSSGETLGADSDLSSTAGDGLGARPAPHLNLSRGTLSDSEIETNPATSAVFGKTHKLKPGPKEPARVMAKGGPAPPLEDVSMRIYLCEGLLGKERSTLWDQVQFWEDAFLDAVMLEREGMGMDQGPHEMIDRYLSLGDHDRKRLEDDEDRLLATLLHNMIAYMLMMKVTQNDVRKKVRRLMGKSHIGLTYSQEINDILDRLNNLNGRELPIRPSGSRHIKKQTFVVHAGTDTTGDIFFMEVCDDCIVLRSNIGTVYERWWYEKLINMTYCPKTKVLCLWRRNGQETQLNKFYTKKCRELYYCVKDSMERAAARQQSIKPGPELGGEFPVQDMKSGEGGLLQVTLEGINLKFMHNQFLKLKKW; from the exons CCCCCGCCTGCTGGACTACCTGGTGGTAGTCGGAGTCAG GCAGCCCAGCAGTGACAGCGTGTCTCAGACCCCACAGCTGCTGCGCCGCTACCCGCTGGAGGACCAGCCCGACTTCCCGCTGCCACCCGACGTGGTGTTCTTCTGCCAGCCCGAGGGCTGCCTGAGCATCCGCCAGCGGCGCGTCAGCCTTCGCGACGACGCCTCCTTTGTCTTCACGCTCACTGACAAGGACTCGGGTGTCACGCGCTACGGCATCTGTGTCAACTTCTACCGCTCTTTCCAGCGGGGACACCACAAGCCTCGGCCAGAGGGAAGAG GAGACAAGAATGCCCCGACAACCGAAATGGGTGTGGAAGCCACGGAAAAATCCGAGGTCTCCTCCGCCGAAGAGGCGGACTTGGTGCCCCCCGCGGGAGAGGCGGTCCACGCTAAGTCCCCCCAGCCCAAGCGCGGCGTTCGGGCGGCCCCTCGCAACCGCAACAGCACCCTGACTTCGCTGTGCATCCTCAGCCACTACCCCTTCTTCTCCACCTTCCGGGAATGTCTCTACATCCTCAAGCGGATGGTGGACTGCTGCAGCCAGAGGCTCAACCAGCGTGCCGGCCTGCCCAAGGGCACACAGAG gGACACCATGTGGCGCATGTTCACGGGGGCGCTCTCcacggaggagaaggagaaaggcagCCAGCTGCTGCAGGACCTGCGCGAGATCGAGTCGTGGGTGTACCGGCTGCTGCGCTCGCCCGTGCCCGTGGCGGGCCAGCGGCGCGTGGACGTGGAGGTGCTGCCGCACGAGATGCAGCCGGCGCTCACCTTCGCCCTGCCCGACTCCTCACGCTTCTGCATGGTGGACTTCCCCCTGCACCTGCCGCTGGAGCTGCTGGGCGTGGACGGCTGTCTGCTGGTGCTCAGCTGCATCCTGCTCGAGCacaag GTGGTGCTTCAGTCTCGGGACTATAATGCCCTGTCCATGAGCGTGATGGCGTTTGTGTCTATGATCTACCCTCTGGAGTACATGTTCCCAGTCATCCCACTGCTGCCCACGTGCATGGCCTCAGCTGAACAA CTTCTTCTTGCACCCACCCCCTACATCATTGGCGTTCCGGCCAGCTTCTTCCTGTACAAGGCTGATTTCAGGATGCCAGATGATGTGTGGCTAGTTGATCTTGACTGCAACAAG gTCCTCAGACCCACCAATGCGGAgatccttccccctctccctgagCCGGAGTCATCTGAGCTGAAGAAGCATCTGAAGCAG CTCATGCAG GCTCTGGCCAGCATGAGCCTCAACACCCAGCCCATCCTCAACCTGGAGAAGTTCCAGGAGGGCCAGGAGCTGCCGCTGCTCCCGCCGGGCCGGGACAAGGCCTCGCCGTCCTCCACCGAGTTCAACCCCCTCATCTACGGCAATGACGTGGACTCTGTGGATGTGGCCACCAG ggttgccatggtgaggTTCTTCAACTCGCCCAACGTTCTGCAGGGGTTCCAGATGCACACGCGCACGCTGCGCCTCTTCCCCCGACCCGTGGTTGCCTTCCAGGCCACGTCCTTCCTGGCCTCCCGGCCACGGCGTAGCTGCTTTGCCGACAAACTGTCGCACACGCAGGCCGTGGAGTACTACGGGGAGTGGGCCCTCAACCCCACCAATCTGGCCTTCCAGAGGATTCACAACA ATGTGTTTGATCCCTCTCTGATTGGGGACAAGCCCAAGTGGTACGCGCACCAGCTGCAGCCGGTGTTCTATCGCGTGTATGACGGCTCGTCTCAGCTGGCTGAGGCCTTGAGCGGGCCGTTGGAGGACGAGGCCAACGACTCCGACCCCACCGACGACAG tggcAGTGACAGTGAAGGCTATGATGACTCCAGCTCTTCTTACTCCTCCCTCGGGGACTTTGTGAATGAGATGATCAAAGGGGACATTTCGGGAGACACTCCAA ATGTGGATCCACCTTGCCACGCTGCGCTGGGGGACGCCAGTGAGGTGGAGTTCCACGACTTCCAGGAGTACAAGGTGGAGGAGGGCGTTGAGCCGGAGCCCGAGGGGGAGGGTCTGCCAGAGGCATCAGAGGGCCAGCCGCtgcgctccagctccagcaccacggccagctccagccccagcaccATCATCCAGGGGGTCAACCAC GAGCAGCCTGACCCTGCAGAGATTGAGGCATCTGCGAGTGCTGCCCTCAAGAACGCTGTCCCGGGATTGGCCAGCCAGCCTTTCGCACGCCCCGCCCCTGACCCCGCCTCCACAGACCCGGCCAATAAGAAGAAAGACTATGACAATCCTTACTTTGAGCCTCAGTATGGCTTCCCTGTGGAAGAGGATGCAGACAGCGAGGAACAGGAGGAAAGCTACACTCCCCGCTTCAACCAGAACCTCAACGGCAACAA GCCACAGCGCCCCCTGCGGCCCAGCAGCCTTAAGCTTCCGGGGGAGTCCGACGGCGAGGGAGATTCCCGCAACAGCTCGCCCAACTCCACCATCTCCAACAACAGCGGCGATGGATTTGGGGGCCTCATGTCCTTTGCCA GTAACCTGTACAAGAACCACGGCACAAGCTTCAGCCTCTCCAACCTGGCTCTGCCCAACAAGGCTGCTAGGGAGAAGGCCACCCCCTTCCCCAGCCTCAAAG GGGCTCGTGGTCCCAGAGCTCTGGTGGACCAGAAGTCCTCGGTCATCAAGCACAGCCCCACTGTAAAGAGGGAGTCTCCCTCCCCGCAGGGAAGAGCCAACAACACTAG CGAGAACCAGCAGTTCCTGAAGGAGGTGGTGCAGAGCGTGCTGGACGGCCAGGGAGTGGGCTGGCTCAACATGAAGAAGGTGCGCCGCCTGCTGGAGAACGAGCAGCTGCGCGTCTTTGTGCTCAGCAAGCTCAACCGCGCCGTCCAATCGGAGGAAGACGCCCGGCAGGAGGTCATCGGGGACGTG GAGATAAGCAGAAAGGTGTATAAGGGCATGCTGGACCTGCTGAAGTGTACGGTCTCCAGTCTGGAGCACTCCTACACCAACGCGGGCCTCGGGGGCATGGCCAGCGTGTTCAGCCTGCTGGAGATCGCACGCACCCACTACCAGACCAAAG AGCCCGAGAAGCGAAAGCGCAGCCCCATGGAGGGCGCCAGCAGCCCGGGCAGCAAGGAGAGCCCGTCGGGCCGCATGGAGGGCGCCCGGGCTGCCGGCGTGCTGCTGGTGCCCCGGCTCCAGCTCCACCCGCCCTCCGCCACCGGGAAGGGGCCCCACCACTTTGATACCCGCAGTCTGAACGAGGAGAATTTTATTGCCTCAATCG GGGCTGAGGGGGCCAAGAAAAGTGGCGAGGGTGGCGACACGGAGGAGAAGAGGTCCCAGATCAGTGCTGACAGCGGCCTGAGCGTGACCTCTGGTTCACAG AAGAGCGATACCGAGTCTGTGGCCAGCTCTGAACCTCCAGCCCTAACCAGGAGCACCAGTCAGGACTCTGAGGCCAGCACAGTG GTAAGCAACAGCTCAGGGGAGACCCTGGGAGCGGACAGCGACCTGAGCAGCACAGCAGGGGACGGTCTGGGAGCCCGGCCCGCCCCACACCTCAACCTCTCCAGGGGCACTCTCTCCGACAGCGAGATCGAGACCAACCCTGCCACCAGCGCCGTCTTT GGGAAGACCCATAAGCTGAAGCCAGGTCCGAAGGAGCCGGCGAGGGTCATGGCCAAAGGAGGGCCAGCACCTCCTCTGGAGGATGTCAGCATGAGGATCTACCTGTGCGAGGGGCTGCTGG GCAAAGAGCGCTCCACTCTGTGGGACCAGGTGCAGTTCTGGGAGGATGCCTTCCTGGATGCAGTCAtgctggagagggagggcaTGGGCATGGACCAGGGCCCGCATGAGATGATTGACAG GTACCTGTCTCTGGGCGACCATGACAGAAAGCGCCTGGAGGATGACGAAGACCGGCTGTTAGCCACGCTACTGCACAACATGATTGCCTACATGCTGATGATGAAG gTGACCCAGAATGATGTTCGGAAGAAGGTGAGGCGTCTGATGGGAAAGTCTCACATTGGCCTGACTTACAGCCAGGAGATCAATGACATTCTAGACCGCCTCAATAACCTG AATGGTCGCGAGCTACCCATCAGGCCGAGCGGCAGCCGCCACATTAAGAAGCAGACGTTTGTGGTGCATGCTGGGACAGACACCACAGGGGACATCTTCTTCATGGAG GTCTGCGACGACTGCATCGTGCTGCGCAGCAACATCGGCACCGTCTACGAGCGCTGGTGGTACGAGAAGCTCATCAACATGACCTACTGTCCCAAGACCAAGGTGCTGTGCCTTTGGCGACGCAATGGCCAAGAGACTCAGCTCAACAAGTTCTACACTAAAAAG
- the madd gene encoding MAP kinase-activating death domain protein isoform X19 codes for MEKKKMCPRLLDYLVVVGVRQPSSDSVSQTPQLLRRYPLEDQPDFPLPPDVVFFCQPEGCLSIRQRRVSLRDDASFVFTLTDKDSGVTRYGICVNFYRSFQRGHHKPRPEGRGDKNAPTTEMGVEATEKSEVSSAEEADLVPPAGEAVHAKSPQPKRGVRAAPRNRNSTLTSLCILSHYPFFSTFRECLYILKRMVDCCSQRLNQRAGLPKGTQRDTMWRMFTGALSTEEKEKGSQLLQDLREIESWVYRLLRSPVPVAGQRRVDVEVLPHEMQPALTFALPDSSRFCMVDFPLHLPLELLGVDGCLLVLSCILLEHKVVLQSRDYNALSMSVMAFVSMIYPLEYMFPVIPLLPTCMASAEQLLLAPTPYIIGVPASFFLYKADFRMPDDVWLVDLDCNKVLRPTNAEILPPLPEPESSELKKHLKQALASMSLNTQPILNLEKFQEGQELPLLPPGRDKASPSSTEFNPLIYGNDVDSVDVATRVAMVRFFNSPNVLQGFQMHTRTLRLFPRPVVAFQATSFLASRPRRSCFADKLSHTQAVEYYGEWALNPTNLAFQRIHNNVFDPSLIGDKPKWYAHQLQPVFYRVYDGSSQLAEALSGPLEDEANDSDPTDDSGSDSEGYDDSSSSYSSLGDFVNEMIKGDISGDTPNVDPPCHAALGDASEVEFHDFQEYKVEEGVEPEPEGEGLPEASEGQPLRSSSSTTASSSPSTIIQGVNHEQPDPAEIEASASAALKNAVPGLASQPFARPAPDPASTDPANKKKDYDNPYFEPQYGFPVEEDADSEEQEESYTPRFNQNLNGNKPQRPLRPSSLKLPGESDGEGDSRNSSPNSTISNNSGDGFGGLMSFASNLYKNHGTSFSLSNLALPNKAAREKATPFPSLKGARGPRALVDQKSSVIKHSPTVKRESPSPQGRANNTSENQQFLKEVVQSVLDGQGVGWLNMKKVRRLLENEQLRVFVLSKLNRAVQSEEDARQEVIGDVEISRKVYKGMLDLLKCTVSSLEHSYTNAGLGGMASVFSLLEIARTHYQTKEPEKRKRSPMEGASSPGSKESPSGRMEGARAAGVLLVPRLQLHPPSATGKGPHHFDTRSLNEENFIASIGAEGAKKSGEGGDTEEKRSQISADSGLSVTSGSQKSDTESVASSEPPALTRSTSQDSEASTVVSNSSGETLGADSDLSSTAGDGLGARPAPHLNLSRGTLSDSEIETNPATSAVFGKTHKLKPGPKEPARVMAKGGPAPPLEDVSMRIYLCEGLLGRDKSSVWDQLEDAAMETFSLSKERSTLWDQVQFWEDAFLDAVMLEREGMGMDQGPHEMIDRYLSLGDHDRKRLEDDEDRLLATLLHNMIAYMLMMKVTQNDVRKKVRRLMGKSHIGLTYSQEINDILDRLNNLNGRELPIRPSGSRHIKKQTFVVHAGTDTTGDIFFMEVCDDCIVLRSNIGTVYERWWYEKLINMTYCPKTKVLCLWRRNGQETQLNKFYTKKCRELYYCVKDSMERAAARQQSIKPGPELGGEFPVQDMKSGEGGLLQVTLEGINLKFMHNQERKVFIELKHIKKCNTVKGVFVLEEFVPETKEVVIHKYKTPMAHQICYSVLCLFSYVAAVKGKEAEGKPKLLSPRPLAS; via the exons CCCCCGCCTGCTGGACTACCTGGTGGTAGTCGGAGTCAG GCAGCCCAGCAGTGACAGCGTGTCTCAGACCCCACAGCTGCTGCGCCGCTACCCGCTGGAGGACCAGCCCGACTTCCCGCTGCCACCCGACGTGGTGTTCTTCTGCCAGCCCGAGGGCTGCCTGAGCATCCGCCAGCGGCGCGTCAGCCTTCGCGACGACGCCTCCTTTGTCTTCACGCTCACTGACAAGGACTCGGGTGTCACGCGCTACGGCATCTGTGTCAACTTCTACCGCTCTTTCCAGCGGGGACACCACAAGCCTCGGCCAGAGGGAAGAG GAGACAAGAATGCCCCGACAACCGAAATGGGTGTGGAAGCCACGGAAAAATCCGAGGTCTCCTCCGCCGAAGAGGCGGACTTGGTGCCCCCCGCGGGAGAGGCGGTCCACGCTAAGTCCCCCCAGCCCAAGCGCGGCGTTCGGGCGGCCCCTCGCAACCGCAACAGCACCCTGACTTCGCTGTGCATCCTCAGCCACTACCCCTTCTTCTCCACCTTCCGGGAATGTCTCTACATCCTCAAGCGGATGGTGGACTGCTGCAGCCAGAGGCTCAACCAGCGTGCCGGCCTGCCCAAGGGCACACAGAG gGACACCATGTGGCGCATGTTCACGGGGGCGCTCTCcacggaggagaaggagaaaggcagCCAGCTGCTGCAGGACCTGCGCGAGATCGAGTCGTGGGTGTACCGGCTGCTGCGCTCGCCCGTGCCCGTGGCGGGCCAGCGGCGCGTGGACGTGGAGGTGCTGCCGCACGAGATGCAGCCGGCGCTCACCTTCGCCCTGCCCGACTCCTCACGCTTCTGCATGGTGGACTTCCCCCTGCACCTGCCGCTGGAGCTGCTGGGCGTGGACGGCTGTCTGCTGGTGCTCAGCTGCATCCTGCTCGAGCacaag GTGGTGCTTCAGTCTCGGGACTATAATGCCCTGTCCATGAGCGTGATGGCGTTTGTGTCTATGATCTACCCTCTGGAGTACATGTTCCCAGTCATCCCACTGCTGCCCACGTGCATGGCCTCAGCTGAACAA CTTCTTCTTGCACCCACCCCCTACATCATTGGCGTTCCGGCCAGCTTCTTCCTGTACAAGGCTGATTTCAGGATGCCAGATGATGTGTGGCTAGTTGATCTTGACTGCAACAAG gTCCTCAGACCCACCAATGCGGAgatccttccccctctccctgagCCGGAGTCATCTGAGCTGAAGAAGCATCTGAAGCAG GCTCTGGCCAGCATGAGCCTCAACACCCAGCCCATCCTCAACCTGGAGAAGTTCCAGGAGGGCCAGGAGCTGCCGCTGCTCCCGCCGGGCCGGGACAAGGCCTCGCCGTCCTCCACCGAGTTCAACCCCCTCATCTACGGCAATGACGTGGACTCTGTGGATGTGGCCACCAG ggttgccatggtgaggTTCTTCAACTCGCCCAACGTTCTGCAGGGGTTCCAGATGCACACGCGCACGCTGCGCCTCTTCCCCCGACCCGTGGTTGCCTTCCAGGCCACGTCCTTCCTGGCCTCCCGGCCACGGCGTAGCTGCTTTGCCGACAAACTGTCGCACACGCAGGCCGTGGAGTACTACGGGGAGTGGGCCCTCAACCCCACCAATCTGGCCTTCCAGAGGATTCACAACA ATGTGTTTGATCCCTCTCTGATTGGGGACAAGCCCAAGTGGTACGCGCACCAGCTGCAGCCGGTGTTCTATCGCGTGTATGACGGCTCGTCTCAGCTGGCTGAGGCCTTGAGCGGGCCGTTGGAGGACGAGGCCAACGACTCCGACCCCACCGACGACAG tggcAGTGACAGTGAAGGCTATGATGACTCCAGCTCTTCTTACTCCTCCCTCGGGGACTTTGTGAATGAGATGATCAAAGGGGACATTTCGGGAGACACTCCAA ATGTGGATCCACCTTGCCACGCTGCGCTGGGGGACGCCAGTGAGGTGGAGTTCCACGACTTCCAGGAGTACAAGGTGGAGGAGGGCGTTGAGCCGGAGCCCGAGGGGGAGGGTCTGCCAGAGGCATCAGAGGGCCAGCCGCtgcgctccagctccagcaccacggccagctccagccccagcaccATCATCCAGGGGGTCAACCAC GAGCAGCCTGACCCTGCAGAGATTGAGGCATCTGCGAGTGCTGCCCTCAAGAACGCTGTCCCGGGATTGGCCAGCCAGCCTTTCGCACGCCCCGCCCCTGACCCCGCCTCCACAGACCCGGCCAATAAGAAGAAAGACTATGACAATCCTTACTTTGAGCCTCAGTATGGCTTCCCTGTGGAAGAGGATGCAGACAGCGAGGAACAGGAGGAAAGCTACACTCCCCGCTTCAACCAGAACCTCAACGGCAACAA GCCACAGCGCCCCCTGCGGCCCAGCAGCCTTAAGCTTCCGGGGGAGTCCGACGGCGAGGGAGATTCCCGCAACAGCTCGCCCAACTCCACCATCTCCAACAACAGCGGCGATGGATTTGGGGGCCTCATGTCCTTTGCCA GTAACCTGTACAAGAACCACGGCACAAGCTTCAGCCTCTCCAACCTGGCTCTGCCCAACAAGGCTGCTAGGGAGAAGGCCACCCCCTTCCCCAGCCTCAAAG GGGCTCGTGGTCCCAGAGCTCTGGTGGACCAGAAGTCCTCGGTCATCAAGCACAGCCCCACTGTAAAGAGGGAGTCTCCCTCCCCGCAGGGAAGAGCCAACAACACTAG CGAGAACCAGCAGTTCCTGAAGGAGGTGGTGCAGAGCGTGCTGGACGGCCAGGGAGTGGGCTGGCTCAACATGAAGAAGGTGCGCCGCCTGCTGGAGAACGAGCAGCTGCGCGTCTTTGTGCTCAGCAAGCTCAACCGCGCCGTCCAATCGGAGGAAGACGCCCGGCAGGAGGTCATCGGGGACGTG GAGATAAGCAGAAAGGTGTATAAGGGCATGCTGGACCTGCTGAAGTGTACGGTCTCCAGTCTGGAGCACTCCTACACCAACGCGGGCCTCGGGGGCATGGCCAGCGTGTTCAGCCTGCTGGAGATCGCACGCACCCACTACCAGACCAAAG AGCCCGAGAAGCGAAAGCGCAGCCCCATGGAGGGCGCCAGCAGCCCGGGCAGCAAGGAGAGCCCGTCGGGCCGCATGGAGGGCGCCCGGGCTGCCGGCGTGCTGCTGGTGCCCCGGCTCCAGCTCCACCCGCCCTCCGCCACCGGGAAGGGGCCCCACCACTTTGATACCCGCAGTCTGAACGAGGAGAATTTTATTGCCTCAATCG GGGCTGAGGGGGCCAAGAAAAGTGGCGAGGGTGGCGACACGGAGGAGAAGAGGTCCCAGATCAGTGCTGACAGCGGCCTGAGCGTGACCTCTGGTTCACAG AAGAGCGATACCGAGTCTGTGGCCAGCTCTGAACCTCCAGCCCTAACCAGGAGCACCAGTCAGGACTCTGAGGCCAGCACAGTG GTAAGCAACAGCTCAGGGGAGACCCTGGGAGCGGACAGCGACCTGAGCAGCACAGCAGGGGACGGTCTGGGAGCCCGGCCCGCCCCACACCTCAACCTCTCCAGGGGCACTCTCTCCGACAGCGAGATCGAGACCAACCCTGCCACCAGCGCCGTCTTT GGGAAGACCCATAAGCTGAAGCCAGGTCCGAAGGAGCCGGCGAGGGTCATGGCCAAAGGAGGGCCAGCACCTCCTCTGGAGGATGTCAGCATGAGGATCTACCTGTGCGAGGGGCTGCTGG GGCGGGACAAGAGCTCCGTCTGGGACCAACTGGAAGATGCCGCCATGGAGACCTTCTCTTTGA GCAAAGAGCGCTCCACTCTGTGGGACCAGGTGCAGTTCTGGGAGGATGCCTTCCTGGATGCAGTCAtgctggagagggagggcaTGGGCATGGACCAGGGCCCGCATGAGATGATTGACAG GTACCTGTCTCTGGGCGACCATGACAGAAAGCGCCTGGAGGATGACGAAGACCGGCTGTTAGCCACGCTACTGCACAACATGATTGCCTACATGCTGATGATGAAG gTGACCCAGAATGATGTTCGGAAGAAGGTGAGGCGTCTGATGGGAAAGTCTCACATTGGCCTGACTTACAGCCAGGAGATCAATGACATTCTAGACCGCCTCAATAACCTG AATGGTCGCGAGCTACCCATCAGGCCGAGCGGCAGCCGCCACATTAAGAAGCAGACGTTTGTGGTGCATGCTGGGACAGACACCACAGGGGACATCTTCTTCATGGAG GTCTGCGACGACTGCATCGTGCTGCGCAGCAACATCGGCACCGTCTACGAGCGCTGGTGGTACGAGAAGCTCATCAACATGACCTACTGTCCCAAGACCAAGGTGCTGTGCCTTTGGCGACGCAATGGCCAAGAGACTCAGCTCAACAAGTTCTACACTAAAAAG